The Humulus lupulus chromosome 4, drHumLupu1.1, whole genome shotgun sequence genome has a window encoding:
- the LOC133831686 gene encoding TPR repeat-containing thioredoxin TDX: MDSVKVAELEQFITQCRSNPSLLHNPSLAFFKFYLQSLGARIPSDPDMDKNDMEDSKENIDAKKHESFGEDDAIVESDVELDDSDVVEPDNEPPQKMGDPSVEVTEEMQDEAQAAKSKAMNAISEGKLDEAIDHITQAIALNPKSAIYYATRASIFVILKKPNAAIRDADAALKINPDSAKGYKIRGMARAMLGHWEEAAKDLHVASNIDFDEEIGLVLKKIEPNARKIEEHRRKYERLRKAKEARKAEREKQRQFEAQAQEALSALKDGEVIGIHSIGEMETKLNAASKTSRLAILYFTATWCGPCRFISPLYVNLAGKYPKVVFLKVDIDEARDVAARWDISSVPTFFFVRNGKEIDKVVGADKNALENKIAQHAGSSAQ, translated from the exons ATGGATTCTGTAAAGGTGGCAGAGTTGGAGCAGTTCATTACTCAGTGCAGATCAAACCCTTCACTCCTCCATAACCCTTCTCTCGCCTTCTTCAAGTTCTATCTTCAGAG CTTGGGTGCTCGAATTCCTTCTGACCCTGATATG GATAAAAACGATATGGAGGACAGTAAGGAAAATATTGATGCCAAGAAGCATGAGTCGTTCGGGGAAGATGATGCCATTGTTGAGTCTGATGTTGAATTGGATGATTCTGATGTTGTGGAGCCTGATAACGAGCCCCCACAAAAG ATGGGAGATCCATCTGTTGAGGTTACAGAAGAGATGCAAGACGAAGCACAAGCTGCAAAATCAAAGGCTATGAATGCTATTTCTGAAG GTAAGCTGGATGAAGCCATTGATCACATAACACAAGCAATAGCGTTAAATCCTAAATCTGCAATATATTATGCAACTAGAG CTAGTATCTTTGTCATATTAAAGAAACCAAATGCAGCTATTCGGGATGCTGATGCAGCTTTAAAG ATCAACCCTGACTCTGCTAAAGGATATAAAATAAGAGGCATGGCGAGGGCAATGTTGGGTCATTGGGAAGAAGCTGCTAAGGATTTGCATGTAGCATCCAATATTGATTTTGACGAGGAGATTGGTTTGGTGCTTAAAAAG ATCGAACCTAATGCTCGGAAAATTGAAGAGCATAGGAGAAAATATGAACGCCTGCGAAAAGCAAAGGAGGCAAGAAAAGCTGAGCGTGAGAAGCAGAGACAATTTGAAGCCCAA GCTCAAGAAGCACTGTCTGCTCTCAAGGACG GTGAAGTTATCGGTATACACTCCATCGGTGAGATGGAAACAAAGTTAAATGCTGCTTCAAAGACATCTCGTCTCGCAATCCTCTATTTCACAGCAACATGGTGCGGTCCATGCCGTTTCATATCTCCTTTGTATGTCAACTTAGCTGGTAAGTACCCGAAAGTTGTTTTCTTGAAAGTTGACATAGACGAGGCAAGGGATGTCGCTGCACGCTGGGACATAAGTAGTGTTCCGACCTTTTTCTTCGTAAGGAACGGTAAAGAGATAGACAAGGTGGTTGGTGCAGACAAAAATGCACTCGAAAACAAGATTGCCCAACACGCAGGCTCATCAGCCCAGTGA
- the LOC133831687 gene encoding TPR repeat-containing thioredoxin TDX-like produces the protein MMSRNISKVTSSALRFRKFTPLSVGVGNGSNSVSKNVEGEGLCSSSSGSSQMSWIKRYGTCIAKLPDDVTKDDNPVSLLHNPSLALFKSCLHSWGARTLFQNKNDMEDSKINTDTKKHDSFGKDDTIVESDDSDVVEPDNEPPQKDQESLSTLKDGEVIGIHSISEMETKLNAASKTSRLAILYFTATWCGPCRFISPLYVNLAGKYPKIVFLKVDIDEARDVAERWNISSVPTFFFVRNGKEIDMVVGADKNALENKIAQHAGSS, from the exons ATGATGAGCCGCAACATCTCCAAAGTCACCAGCTCTGCTCTCCGCTTCAGAAAGTTTACTCCTTTATCC GTGGGGGTTGGAAATGGGTCAAATTCTGTCTCAAAAAATGTTGAGGGTGAAGGTttgtgtagtagtagtagtggtagtagtcagATGAGTTGGATAAAGAGGTATGGGACTTGTATTGCTAAACTGCCAGACGATGTTACTAAGGATGATAATCCTGTTTCACTCCTCCATAACCCTTCTCTCGCACTCTTCAAGTCCTGTCTTCAtag CTGGGGTGCTCGAACTCTTTTTCAG AATAAAAACGATATGGAGGACAGTAAGATAAATACTGATACCAAGAAGCACGACTCGTTCGGGAAAGATGATACCATTGTTGAGTCTGATGATTCTGATGTTGTGGAGCCTGATAACGAGCCCCCACAAAAG gATCAAGAATCGCTTTCTACTCTGAAGGACG GGGAAGTTATCGGTATACACTCCATCAGTGAGATGGAGACAAAGTTAAATGCTGCTTCAAAGACATCTCGTCTCGCAATCCTCTATTTCACAGCAACATGGTGCGGTCCATGTCGTTTCATATCTCCTTTGTATGTCAACTTAGCTGGTAAGTACCCGAAAATTGTTTTCTTGAAAGTTGACATAGACGAGGCAAGGGATGTCGCTGAACGCTGGAACATAAGTAGTGTTCCGACCTTTTTCTTCGTAAGGAACGGTAAAGAGATAGACATGGTGGTTGGTGCAGACAAAAATGCACTCGAAAACAAGATTGCCCAACACGCAGGCTCATCATAA